TCTCCCCGAGCTTCCCCGAGCGTGCTGCCTGGGGAACCGTCGGCAAGCTGCGCGCGTGGCAGTCCGAGGCCCTCACCGCGTACTTCGAGCATGAGCCCCGCGACTTCCTCGCCGCCGCCACGCCGGGCGCCGGCAAGACCACCTTCGCGCTCCGCCTCGCCGCCGAACTCCTCGCCCGGAAGACCGTCGACCGCATCACCGTCGTCGCCCCCACCGAGCACCTGAAGAAACAGTGGGCTGACGCAGCGCACCGGGCGGGCATCCGGCTCGACCCGACCTTCAAGAACGCGCACGGCCGGCACGCCAGCCATTACCACGGGGTCGTCGTGACCTACGCGCAGGTAGCGACCAGGGCCGAGCTCCACCGCGACCTCACCCTCAGCGGGCGCACGCTCGTGATCCTCGACGAGGTGCACCACGGCGGCGACGCGCTGAGCTGGGGCGACGCCATCCGTGAGGCGTTCGAGCCGGCCGCGCGGCGCCTCAGCCTGACCGGAACCCCCTTCCGGAGCGACACCGCTCCGATCCCCTTCGTCTCCTACCTGCCCGACGAGCACGGCATCCGCACCTCCCTCACCGACTACAACTACGGGTACGGTCGCGCCCTGAAGGACGGCGTCGTCCGCCCGGTGCTGTTCATGGTCTACGCGGGCCACATGCGCTGGCGCGACGGGGTCGGCGAGGAGATGGAGGCGCGCCTCGGCGAGGGCAACACCAAGGACATCACCTCGCAGGCCTGGCGCACCGCGCTCGACCCGAAGGGCGACTGGATCCCGCAGGTTCTGAAGGCTGCCGACCGCCGGCTCAGCGAGGTGCGGCAGTCGGTTCCGGATGCCGGTGGCCTCGTCATTGCGACCGACCACTACACCGCCCGCGCCTACGCCGAAGTGCTCGAGACCATCAGCGGCCAGCCCGTGACCGTCGTCCTCAGCGACGAGAAGGAGGCCAGCGACCGCATCGAGGAGTTCTCGAACTCGACACGGCGCTGGATGGTCGCCGTCCGCATGGTGTCGGAGGGTGTCGACATCCCGCGCCTCTCCGTGGGTGTGTACGCGACGAGCGCCGCGACCCCGCTCTACTTCGCCCAGGCCATCGGCCGGTTCGTGCGGGCCCGGCGCCGGGGGGAGATCGCGTCGATCTTCCTGCCGAACGTTCCGAGCCTGATGGCTCTGGCGAACACGATGGAACTCGAACGCGACCACGCCCTCGACAGGCGGGAGACCGGCGACCCGGCCATCGACCTCTTCGCGCCCGAAGAGGACATGATGGATGCGGCGAACCGGCAGGAGAAGGCGTCCGACGCCCTCCAGCAGGAGTTCAGCTTCGAACCTCTCTCCTCGCACGCCACCTTCGACATGGTGGTCTACGAGGGAGACGAGTTCGGCGCCGAGGCCATCGGAGGCAGCGATGAAGAGCTCGACTTCATCGGTTTCCCCGGCCTCCTCGAACCCGAGCAGGTGCGTGAACTGCTGCAGCACCGGCAGGCCAAACAGGCCAGGCGGAAGCACGAGCCCGGGTACCGCGCGCCGGTCGTCGAGTCTCCGGATGCAGCCCCCGCCGCGCCCCTCTACCGCACCCTGAAGGAGCAACGGTCGCTGCTGAACAGCGTCGTGGGCATCTGGGCGAAGACGTCGGGGGAGCCGCACGGCCTGATCCACGCCGAACTCCGGCGGGTGTGCGGCGGTCCGGCCGTCGCCCAGGCGAGTGTCACGCAGCTGCAGACACGCATCTCCACGGTGCGCAAGTGGATCGGAACGCACTGACGGTCCGCGCCCCGACCTCCCTTAGCACGGGCAGCGAGGCACTCGCAGGGCCTCCCTCCGTGCCACATTCTGAAGCAGACTGGATCCGGTCACCCGTTATGAAGGAGTCACGATGAAATACCTGAAACTCGGCGCAAGCGGCCTCGAGGTCTCAGCGATCACCCTCGGCTGCATGAGCTACGGCACGGCAGACCGCGGCAACCACGACTGGACCCTCGACGAGGAGACCAGCCGCCCGTTCATCCAGCAGGCCCTCGAGGCCGGCATCACCACCTTCGACACGGCGAACGCGTACTCCGACGGCACCAGCGAGGAATTCGTCGGCCGCGCCCTGGCCGACTTCGCGAGCCGCGAGGAGATCGTCATCGCGACCAAGGTGTTCATGCCCATGCGCAGCACCCCGAACGGCGGCGGCCTCAGCCGCGTGCACATCATGAACCAGATCGACGCCTCGCTCCGGCGCCTCGGCACCGACTATGTCGACCTCTACCAGATCCACCGCTGGGACGACTCTGTGCCGATCGAGGAGACGATGGAGGCGCTGCACGACGTGGTCAAGGCCGGCAAGGCGCGGTACATCGGTGCGTCATCCATGTTCGCCTGGCAGTTCGCGAAGGCGCAGTACACGGCCGACCTCGGCGGCTGGACCCGGTTCGTCTCGATGCAGGACCACTACAACCTCATCCAGCGCGAGGAGGAGCGGGAGATGCATCCGTTCTGCCTCGACCAGGGGGTCGGCGTGCTGCCGTGGAGTCCGCTCGCGCGGGGCCGCCTCACCCGGCCCTGGGGCGAGCAGACCGCCCGCGACGCCTCCGACAACGTGAGCGCGAAGGTCTATGCCGGCACGGAGGACGGCGACCGCCGGGTCTCGGATGCCGTCGCCACCGTCGCTTCGAACCGGGGTGTCTCCCGGGCGCAGGTCGCCCTCGCCTGGGTGCGGCAGCAGCCCGCCGTCACCTCGCCGATCGTCGGGGCCACCAAGCCGCACCACCTCGAGGACGCGGTCGCCTCCGTCGACCTCGACCTCACCCCCGAGGAGCTCGAGACCCTCGAGGCTCCGTACCAGCCACACGTGCCGACCGGCTTCTGACTTCCTTCCCTCCCG
Above is a genomic segment from Subtercola boreus containing:
- a CDS encoding DEAD/DEAH box helicase, which gives rise to MSPAPAGRPVGTSAAEHLSPSFPERAAWGTVGKLRAWQSEALTAYFEHEPRDFLAAATPGAGKTTFALRLAAELLARKTVDRITVVAPTEHLKKQWADAAHRAGIRLDPTFKNAHGRHASHYHGVVVTYAQVATRAELHRDLTLSGRTLVILDEVHHGGDALSWGDAIREAFEPAARRLSLTGTPFRSDTAPIPFVSYLPDEHGIRTSLTDYNYGYGRALKDGVVRPVLFMVYAGHMRWRDGVGEEMEARLGEGNTKDITSQAWRTALDPKGDWIPQVLKAADRRLSEVRQSVPDAGGLVIATDHYTARAYAEVLETISGQPVTVVLSDEKEASDRIEEFSNSTRRWMVAVRMVSEGVDIPRLSVGVYATSAATPLYFAQAIGRFVRARRRGEIASIFLPNVPSLMALANTMELERDHALDRRETGDPAIDLFAPEEDMMDAANRQEKASDALQQEFSFEPLSSHATFDMVVYEGDEFGAEAIGGSDEELDFIGFPGLLEPEQVRELLQHRQAKQARRKHEPGYRAPVVESPDAAPAAPLYRTLKEQRSLLNSVVGIWAKTSGEPHGLIHAELRRVCGGPAVAQASVTQLQTRISTVRKWIGTH
- a CDS encoding aldo/keto reductase; amino-acid sequence: MKYLKLGASGLEVSAITLGCMSYGTADRGNHDWTLDEETSRPFIQQALEAGITTFDTANAYSDGTSEEFVGRALADFASREEIVIATKVFMPMRSTPNGGGLSRVHIMNQIDASLRRLGTDYVDLYQIHRWDDSVPIEETMEALHDVVKAGKARYIGASSMFAWQFAKAQYTADLGGWTRFVSMQDHYNLIQREEEREMHPFCLDQGVGVLPWSPLARGRLTRPWGEQTARDASDNVSAKVYAGTEDGDRRVSDAVATVASNRGVSRAQVALAWVRQQPAVTSPIVGATKPHHLEDAVASVDLDLTPEELETLEAPYQPHVPTGF